The following coding sequences lie in one Mus musculus strain C57BL/6J chromosome 11, GRCm38.p6 C57BL/6J genomic window:
- the Wfdc17 gene encoding activated macrophage/microglia WAP domain protein precursor has product MKTATVLFLVALITVGMNTTYVVSCPKEFEKPGACPKPSPESVGICVDQCSGDGSCPGNMKCCSNSCGHVCKTPVF; this is encoded by the exons atgaagacagccacagtctTGTTTCTGGTGGCTTTGATCACTGTGGGGATGAACACTACCTATGTAGTGTCTTGCCCCAAAG AATTTGAAAAACCTGGAGCTTGTCCCAAGCCTTCACCAGAAAGTGTTGGAATTTGTGTTGATCAATGCTCAGGAGATGGATCCTGCCCTGGCAACATGAAGTGCTGTAGCAATAGCTGTGGTCATGTCTGCAAAACTCCTGTCTTTTAA